A region of Bacteroidota bacterium DNA encodes the following proteins:
- a CDS encoding RecX family transcriptional regulator: protein MSREQSPIKLSPEQALSKAESYCAYQERCQQEVRDKLYEWGLWPEAVETIIARLINGKYLDEERFAKAFAGGKFRIKKWGRVRIKLELKRRKVSEYCIKQALKEIDEKAYVQTLKKVLGDRLKKIKQKKSIKRNYMLGQYAVSKGFEPDMVWDIIRDMPE, encoded by the coding sequence ATCAGTCGCGAACAATCACCAATAAAATTATCACCCGAACAGGCTTTGTCCAAAGCTGAATCGTATTGTGCGTACCAGGAGCGCTGCCAGCAGGAAGTACGTGATAAGCTTTATGAGTGGGGGTTATGGCCGGAAGCTGTCGAAACAATCATTGCACGTTTGATAAACGGTAAATACCTGGATGAAGAGCGTTTTGCCAAAGCGTTTGCCGGCGGCAAATTCCGTATTAAAAAGTGGGGCCGGGTGAGGATAAAGCTGGAATTGAAGCGGAGGAAAGTAAGCGAGTATTGCATAAAGCAGGCGTTAAAAGAGATTGATGAAAAGGCGTATGTGCAAACGTTAAAAAAAGTTCTGGGCGACCGATTAAAAAAGATAAAACAAAAGAAATCAATAAAGCGCAATTATATGCTTGGTCAATATGCCGTTTCAAAAGGCTTTGAGCCAGATATGGTCTGGGATATTATAAGGGATATGCCCGAATAA
- a CDS encoding tetratricopeptide repeat protein, with protein sequence MNKKNANGQMIMLFTSWVLIAIGWFFLRRSIIDFLPSSGENHVAEVALNFLLAIIIYIGKCVVPIQQAIMPLVQNTSIIPGVSAVLLVIFLVVKFGLKNKRIGLLGLGWFFIFIIIPVWIGATNNIGEHYEHRAYTPLIGFMLMASQINIRIDKKILSVLMVVLVCAFSIKTIYRYQVYRNEFSFANAATTESPNIPLLQNVEGLLYVEAKDFKRAIPYFTKAIELKPDKGEYYNNRAGCYSNLKDFGNALKDYNKTVELMPNNGKAYLNRSMTHFSLGHITQAVDDLKQAYKLKTGDIPKEYYDQLNLAFQNDIISSYTIKIDQNPAEAVNYNIRGVAYFNLKNLPKALNDYNKAIELDPKNVEFLYNRFVLFSHVNDRANAMLDQQQLIKLGFKGKIN encoded by the coding sequence ATGAATAAGAAAAATGCAAATGGGCAAATGATTATGTTATTCACTTCATGGGTTTTGATTGCTATTGGTTGGTTCTTTTTAAGAAGGAGTATTATTGATTTTTTACCTTCATCGGGCGAAAATCATGTTGCTGAAGTTGCACTCAACTTTTTATTGGCTATTATTATATACATTGGAAAATGCGTAGTGCCCATTCAGCAGGCAATCATGCCTTTAGTTCAGAATACATCTATAATTCCAGGTGTTTCCGCCGTTTTATTGGTGATTTTCTTGGTAGTAAAATTTGGCTTAAAAAATAAGCGAATTGGTCTTTTGGGGCTGGGCTGGTTTTTTATATTTATTATTATACCTGTATGGATTGGCGCGACAAATAATATCGGCGAACATTATGAACACAGGGCATATACTCCGCTTATAGGGTTTATGCTTATGGCTTCTCAAATAAATATTCGAATAGATAAGAAAATACTATCTGTCTTAATGGTTGTTTTAGTATGCGCATTTTCGATCAAAACCATTTATAGATATCAGGTGTATAGAAATGAATTTTCTTTTGCAAATGCAGCAACTACGGAATCTCCAAACATTCCCTTGTTACAAAATGTTGAAGGATTGTTATATGTGGAGGCTAAAGATTTTAAAAGGGCCATACCATATTTCACAAAAGCCATTGAATTGAAACCCGACAAAGGGGAATATTACAATAATCGCGCAGGATGTTATTCAAATCTCAAAGACTTTGGAAATGCCCTGAAAGATTATAATAAAACTGTTGAATTGATGCCCAATAATGGTAAAGCCTATCTCAACCGCAGTATGACACATTTTTCACTTGGACATATTACACAGGCAGTTGATGATCTGAAACAAGCCTACAAGCTTAAAACAGGTGATATACCGAAGGAATATTATGATCAACTGAACCTTGCTTTCCAGAACGACATAATCTCCTCCTATACAATTAAAATAGATCAAAATCCTGCTGAGGCTGTTAATTATAATATCCGGGGCGTAGCCTACTTCAACTTAAAAAATTTGCCCAAAGCACTGAATGATTATAATAAGGCAATTGAGTTGGATCCAAAGAATGTTGAATTCTTATACAACCGTTTTGTTTTATTTTCTCATGTAAACGATAGAGCCAATGCGATGCTCGAC